In the genome of Bradyrhizobium arachidis, one region contains:
- a CDS encoding ABC transporter substrate-binding protein, whose protein sequence is MRIRLSTCLAMLALALSAIPVRAETVVRYGISMADIPLTTGQPDRGAGAYQFTAYTIYDPLVAWEMDVADRPGKLVPGLATEWKVDDADKTKWRFSLRKGVKFHDGSDFNADAVIWNLDKVLNDKAPQFDKRQSAQVKTRLPSVASYAKIDDFTVEITTKTVDSFFPYQMLWFLVSSPAQYEKLGKDWDKFASQPSGTGPFKLTKLVPRELAELTKNPDYWNKKRIPKADKIVLVPMPEALTRTNALLAGQVDLIETPAPDAVPQLKAAGMKIVDNVTPHVWNYHLSVLPGSPWTDIRLRKALNLAINRDEVVGLMNGLAKPAKGQVDPSSPWFGKPTFELKYDLAAAKKLVEEAGYSKAKPLKTTFIIAQGGTGQMLSLPMNEFLQQSFKEIGIDIDFKVVELETLYTHWRKGAADEMNAGITANNIAYVTSDPLYAIVRFFASDQIAPVGVNWGGYKNPKVDALINEAKQTFDTAKQDDLIAQAHALIVDDAVLVWVVHDTNPHALSPKIKQFVQAQHWFQDLTTIGTE, encoded by the coding sequence ATGCGTATTCGTCTATCGACCTGTCTCGCCATGCTTGCGCTGGCGTTATCCGCAATCCCGGTGCGCGCCGAGACCGTGGTGCGCTACGGTATCTCGATGGCGGATATTCCGCTGACGACCGGCCAGCCCGATCGCGGCGCCGGCGCCTATCAGTTCACGGCCTATACGATCTACGATCCGCTGGTGGCGTGGGAGATGGACGTCGCCGACAGGCCGGGCAAGCTGGTGCCGGGCCTCGCCACCGAGTGGAAGGTGGACGATGCCGACAAGACGAAGTGGCGCTTCAGCTTGCGCAAGGGCGTGAAGTTTCACGACGGCAGCGACTTCAATGCCGACGCGGTGATCTGGAATCTGGACAAGGTGCTCAACGACAAGGCGCCGCAATTCGACAAGCGGCAGAGCGCGCAGGTGAAAACCCGCCTCCCCTCGGTCGCCAGCTACGCCAAGATCGACGATTTCACGGTGGAGATCACGACCAAGACGGTCGATTCCTTCTTTCCCTATCAGATGCTCTGGTTCCTGGTGTCGAGCCCGGCGCAGTATGAAAAGCTCGGCAAGGACTGGGACAAGTTCGCGAGCCAGCCTTCCGGCACCGGCCCCTTCAAATTGACGAAACTGGTGCCGCGCGAGCTCGCCGAGCTCACCAAGAACCCCGATTACTGGAACAAGAAGCGCATTCCGAAGGCCGACAAGATCGTGCTGGTGCCGATGCCGGAAGCGCTGACGCGCACCAATGCCCTGCTTGCCGGCCAGGTCGATCTGATCGAGACGCCGGCGCCGGATGCCGTGCCGCAGCTGAAAGCTGCCGGCATGAAGATCGTCGACAACGTCACGCCGCATGTCTGGAATTATCATCTCAGCGTGCTGCCGGGCTCGCCCTGGACCGACATCCGCCTGCGCAAGGCGCTCAACCTTGCGATCAACCGCGACGAAGTCGTCGGCCTGATGAATGGCCTCGCAAAGCCCGCCAAGGGCCAGGTCGATCCGTCGAGCCCGTGGTTCGGCAAGCCGACCTTCGAGCTGAAATATGATCTCGCTGCCGCAAAGAAGCTGGTGGAGGAAGCCGGCTATTCAAAAGCAAAGCCGCTGAAGACCACCTTCATCATCGCGCAGGGCGGCACCGGCCAGATGCTGTCGCTGCCGATGAACGAATTCCTGCAGCAGAGCTTCAAGGAGATCGGCATCGACATCGACTTCAAGGTGGTCGAGCTCGAGACATTATATACGCACTGGCGCAAGGGCGCGGCGGACGAGATGAACGCCGGCATCACCGCCAACAACATCGCCTATGTCACCTCGGACCCGCTCTACGCCATCGTCCGCTTCTTCGCCTCCGACCAGATCGCGCCTGTCGGCGTCAACTGGGGCGGCTACAAGAACCCGAAGGTCGACGCCTTGATCAACGAGGCCAAGCAGACCTTCGACACCGCCAAGCAGGACGATTTGATCGCGCAGGCGCATGCCCTGATCGTGGACGATGCCGTGCTGGTCTGGGTCGTCCACGACACCAACCCGCACGCGCTGTCGCCGAAGATCAAGCAGTTCGTGCAAGCGCAGCACTGGTTTCAGGATCTGACGACGATCGGGACGGAGTGA
- a CDS encoding CHASE2 domain-containing protein encodes MKRLKILRRWFARKLGLARVMCLVLLAVFAGLRLWDPPPVQELRLRTFDMFQLLDPRHKAARPVVIVDIDDKSLARLGQWPWPRTRIADMIQSLTSNGAVAIGFDVVFSEADRLNPDLVASQMRYLDDATRARLRELPSNDQILSEAIKRSRVVLGETGQSAITSEIDKALPFTGVATVGEAGAERFLFEFPGLLRNVPVIEKVAAGRGLFTIRTERDGLIRRVPMIMRAQGNIMPSLSLEILRVVTGTPTLLVRTDKTGIRAVRLKGVEIPTDENGQLWVHYARHDPSIYVSAADVLDNTVSPSRIAGKLVLVGTSAVGLNDIKTTPVSRAMPGVEIHAQVLESVLTGAAISRPNYALGVELLVAMIIGLLVIIFTPNLGPVRLVLAGAMFAAILVGTSWFFYAKYRYLIDFTYPLLSTTAIYITFIFSSFVREQRQRVQIRGQFAQYMSPVLVEQLAQSPEKLKLGGEEREMTIMFSDVRGFTSISESYKHDPQGLTALMNRFLTPLTNVIIEQKGYIDKYMGDAIMAFWNAPLDDPQHEINACEAAIQMLEKIDVVNKEREEEAADGGHVYIPLNVGIGLNTGIGVVGNMGSDRKFNYSVLGDSVNLASRLEGQSKEYGFPIIVGSRTALAAKDKFAILELDFIMVKGKTEPEVIYAIAGREDVMHSAAFQRLRNITIEMLGCYRSRNWQGALDAIARGRKSEDADTLEKLFKLYEARVKDFQVNPPAEGWTGAYALLTK; translated from the coding sequence ATGAAGCGTCTCAAGATCCTGCGGCGGTGGTTTGCGCGCAAGCTCGGCCTTGCGCGGGTGATGTGCCTCGTGCTGCTGGCCGTGTTTGCGGGACTGCGCCTGTGGGATCCGCCGCCGGTCCAGGAATTGCGGCTGCGCACCTTCGACATGTTCCAGCTGCTCGATCCGCGCCACAAGGCGGCGCGTCCGGTCGTCATCGTCGACATCGACGACAAGAGCCTCGCCAGGCTCGGCCAGTGGCCGTGGCCGCGGACGCGGATCGCGGACATGATCCAGAGCCTCACCAGCAACGGGGCGGTCGCAATCGGCTTCGACGTGGTGTTCTCCGAAGCCGACCGGCTCAATCCGGATCTGGTCGCGAGCCAGATGCGCTATCTCGACGACGCCACCCGAGCCAGGCTGCGCGAGCTGCCGAGCAACGACCAGATCCTCTCGGAGGCGATCAAGCGCTCGCGCGTGGTGCTGGGCGAAACGGGGCAGTCGGCGATCACGTCGGAGATCGACAAGGCGCTTCCCTTCACCGGCGTGGCAACGGTCGGTGAAGCGGGGGCCGAGCGCTTCCTGTTCGAATTCCCGGGCCTGCTGCGCAACGTGCCCGTGATCGAGAAGGTCGCCGCCGGCCGCGGCCTGTTCACCATCCGCACCGAGCGCGACGGCCTGATCCGGCGCGTGCCGATGATCATGCGTGCCCAGGGCAACATCATGCCCTCGCTCAGCCTCGAAATCCTGCGGGTCGTCACGGGAACGCCGACGCTGCTGGTGCGGACCGACAAGACCGGCATCCGCGCCGTCCGCCTCAAGGGTGTCGAGATCCCGACCGACGAGAACGGCCAGCTCTGGGTGCACTATGCCCGCCACGATCCCTCGATCTACGTCTCGGCGGCCGACGTCCTCGACAACACGGTATCGCCGAGCAGGATCGCCGGCAAGCTGGTGCTGGTCGGCACCTCCGCGGTCGGCCTGAACGACATCAAGACCACGCCGGTGTCGCGGGCCATGCCGGGTGTCGAGATACACGCCCAGGTGCTCGAAAGCGTACTGACCGGCGCTGCGATCTCCCGCCCGAACTACGCGCTCGGCGTCGAATTGCTCGTCGCGATGATCATAGGCTTGCTCGTCATCATCTTCACGCCGAATCTCGGACCGGTGCGCCTCGTGCTTGCCGGCGCGATGTTCGCCGCGATCCTGGTCGGCACGTCCTGGTTCTTCTACGCGAAGTACCGCTACCTCATCGACTTCACCTATCCGCTGCTCTCGACGACCGCGATCTACATCACGTTCATCTTCTCCAGCTTCGTGCGCGAGCAGCGCCAGCGCGTGCAGATCCGCGGGCAATTCGCTCAGTACATGTCGCCCGTGCTGGTCGAGCAGCTCGCGCAGTCGCCGGAGAAGCTGAAGCTCGGCGGCGAGGAGCGCGAGATGACGATCATGTTCTCCGACGTGCGCGGCTTCACCTCGATCTCGGAGAGCTACAAGCACGATCCGCAGGGCCTGACGGCGCTGATGAACCGCTTCCTGACGCCGCTGACCAACGTGATCATCGAGCAGAAGGGCTATATCGACAAATACATGGGCGACGCCATCATGGCGTTCTGGAATGCGCCGCTCGATGATCCCCAGCACGAGATCAATGCCTGCGAGGCTGCGATCCAGATGCTCGAGAAGATCGACGTGGTCAACAAGGAGCGCGAGGAAGAAGCGGCCGACGGCGGCCACGTCTACATCCCGCTCAATGTCGGCATCGGCCTCAACACCGGCATCGGCGTTGTCGGCAACATGGGATCGGACCGCAAGTTCAACTATTCGGTGCTGGGCGACAGCGTGAACCTGGCCTCGCGGCTGGAAGGCCAGTCCAAGGAATACGGTTTTCCGATCATCGTGGGATCCCGAACCGCGCTCGCCGCCAAGGACAAGTTCGCGATCCTCGAGCTCGATTTCATCATGGTCAAGGGCAAGACCGAGCCGGAGGTGATCTACGCCATCGCCGGCCGCGAGGACGTGATGCATTCGGCTGCCTTCCAGCGCCTGCGCAACATCACCATCGAGATGCTCGGCTGCTACCGCAGCCGGAACTGGCAGGGTGCGCTGGACGCGATTGCGCGCGGCCGCAAGAGCGAGGACGCCGACACGCTGGAGAAGCTGTTCAAGCTCTACGAGGCGCGCGTCAAGGATTTCCAGGTCAATCCGCCGGCGGAAGGCTGGACCGGGGCGTATGCGCTGCTGACGAAGTAG